From Calditrichota bacterium, a single genomic window includes:
- a CDS encoding peptidase — translation MMTDLRVVFIFVDGLGVGEKNPEFNPCTADTSGIFLHFRDQRNEAVPFGGIGISLDATLGVPGLPQSATGQTTLLTGVNAAKLLGEHRSGFPNKTLREMLKQKSLLKQVKEAGKRAAFLNAYRPIFFKLDDRLKWLLSTTTVANLSADLPFFTLEDVVEHRAIYQDFTNKDLIRKGFDVPEFTPEEAGEILAEQTARYDFILYEYFKTDRAGHSQDFGRAAEEIRKLGRFLLRFLSEIDLKTTQVILTSDHGNMEDLRVKTHTRNPAMTILWGPLKEEWAQTLSSLEDVTPAILKALL, via the coding sequence TTTTATTTTTGTGGATGGGTTAGGCGTGGGGGAAAAGAATCCGGAATTCAATCCCTGTACCGCGGATACGTCGGGTATTTTCCTTCATTTTCGGGATCAAAGAAACGAGGCTGTTCCGTTCGGGGGCATCGGCATTTCCCTGGACGCCACACTGGGGGTGCCGGGCCTGCCCCAAAGTGCCACGGGACAGACGACACTTTTGACGGGAGTGAACGCCGCTAAACTGCTCGGTGAACACAGGAGCGGGTTTCCGAACAAAACCCTGCGTGAGATGCTAAAGCAAAAATCCTTGCTGAAACAAGTGAAAGAGGCCGGCAAAAGGGCCGCCTTTTTGAATGCCTACCGCCCCATTTTTTTTAAGCTGGATGATCGTCTGAAATGGCTGCTTTCCACCACGACCGTGGCGAATCTGTCCGCAGATCTCCCTTTTTTTACGCTGGAAGATGTGGTGGAACATCGGGCCATTTACCAGGATTTTACGAATAAAGATCTGATTCGTAAGGGATTTGACGTTCCCGAATTTACCCCGGAAGAAGCGGGGGAGATTCTGGCTGAGCAGACGGCCCGTTATGATTTTATTCTTTATGAATATTTTAAAACCGATCGTGCGGGCCATTCCCAGGATTTTGGCCGGGCGGCCGAAGAAATCCGGAAACTGGGACGGTTTCTCCTGCGTTTTTTATCCGAAATTGATTTAAAAACCACCCAGGTCATCCTGACCAGTGACCACGGAAATATGGAGGATCTTCGGGTAAAAACCCACACGCGCAACCCGGCCATGACGATTTTGTGGGGCCCGCTGAAAGAGGAGTGGGCGCAAACCTTGTCGTCATTGGAGGACGTTACCCCGGCCATTTTAAAGGCGTTATTGTAA
- a CDS encoding GIY-YIG nuclease family protein, whose amino-acid sequence MYTTYVLYSERYDKIYIGYTSNLEQRLLSHNELATKGWTVRFRPWTLVYKEVYEEKSEAMRRERELKSYQGRRFIRNLLSRD is encoded by the coding sequence ATGTACACAACGTACGTTCTGTATTCGGAGAGATATGACAAGATCTACATAGGTTACACATCCAATTTGGAACAGAGGTTGCTTTCCCATAATGAATTAGCCACGAAGGGCTGGACAGTGAGATTTAGGCCGTGGACGCTTGTTTACAAAGAGGTGTATGAAGAGAAGTCTGAAGCAATGAGGCGGGAACGGGAGTTGAAGAGTTATCAGGGGCGACGGTTTATTAGAAACTTGTTATCAAGGGATTAG